CTTCTTTTCTTCCGAGTTCTGATAGTAGATCGCCCCTAGCGTTCCATGCTCCTACGTTTTTATTATCTGCTTTAATAGCTTTATCATAGTATTTGAGTGCTTCTTTTTTTTCTCCCATAATCTCTAGTATCACTCCATGCCAGTATAATATGGTTGTATCCTTTGGATTTATTTTGAGAGCTTTATTACTGGAGTTTAATGCTCCTTTTATGTTACCTGCGTTGAGTAATGTGATTGCCCTGTTGTTCCATATGTGTTCGTTTTCTGGTTCTAATTCTAATGCCTTGTCATAGTATTCTATTGCCTTTTGGAATTTTCCAAGTCTTGTGAGGTTGTCTGCTAGCCTATTTAGTATGTAGACATTTTCTGGGTCTAATTTTAAAGCTGCATTATAGCATGTTTTTGATTCTTTATATTTTCCAAGGTCGAATAGTATGTCTGCTTTTTGGATTATCATGGCCTTTTGGTCTATTTTTTCGCCTTCCCATTCTTCGATTGGCAATTTTTTGAATCTTATAATCTGAAATTCGGTTTCATCATCCACTTCCCCATATATCCTCTCAAATTCTCTTTTAAGTTCATTAGCATCTTTGAAACCGTCTTCTTGGGCTAGTTTATCATCTTTTATAAGGTCTTTGAATTTTATGATTTCTACACTTGTAACTTCGGCTTCGAAAACTTTTTGACGCTCTTTTGATATGAGGTTCCAGTAACAGTGGAGTCTATCACCTACCTTTAGGCGTTTCTTCCACAGTTTACGTATTGTCATGTTCTTTTCGCCGGTTATAAGGTTGATTTGGCGGCTGTTGAATGATAGGATGGGCAATTCACCCCCTCCACTGCTACTTATATTTTTTCTTCTCCAAATTCTTGCGTTCTGATCTTCACGTTTTCACAATACCTTTTAGCTTTTTTTGCGATGTCCTTTAAAATGGAAGGCGATGGTGGGTTAACATTCTTGAGTTTGGGGTCGAGTACCATCTTGTTCCTGAACTGTTGTATCACATAAAGGTCGCAATTGATTTGAGAAGCAATCCTTACAATGTCTCCTGGTTTTAACAGGTTAGGGACATAGGTAGTCCTGCACTCGAGAAAGACCTTGGATTCTGATAATATATTCATTGTTTCTTTAACCTTATCCCCATCCAAACCGAAGAGCTTCCGATATTTTTCAAATGGGGATTTAACGTCAAGTGCAACATAATCTAATAAGTCCTTTATCCTCTTGACATGTTTTGGCTGGTAGCCATTGGTGTCCAATTTCGTTTTAAGGTTTTGTGACCTGGCGAATTCTAGAACTTTCACTAGTTCGTCTATTTGTAGGAGTGGTTCGCCACCACTTATCACAATAGCATCCACTAAATCCTTGGATTCTATTATCTTTTTGTAAATGTCTTTGAGTGAAACATTTTTTCCTCCTTTTATTAGTTCTGGATTATGGCAATATGGACATTTAAGCGGACAACCAGCGAGGAATATTACAAGTGATGGCGTGCCTGGAAAATCCACTGTAGAAATACTATAATCTCCAATCTTCATAAAATCACTCTATGATATCCCCAAGGGCTTCTATGAACTTATCATTTTCTTTCATTGTCCCCACACTCACACGTATCCAATATTCATCCAAGCCCTTGAATGATGTGCAATCTCTAACTATAACACCCCTCTTCAGCAGCTCATCCGTCAATTTACCCGCGTTCATGCCAGTTTCGCGTATATCTACTAGTAGGTAATTTGCATAGGATCTGAGGACTCTGATCTTATCCATTTGTAGAAGTCTGGAATATAGATATTCTCTACTTTTAATTGAAAATTCAACAGATCTCTTTATATAATCCTTGTCAGATAATGTTGCAAGGGCGGCTACATGCGAAAGTCTAGTCAAACTGAAAACAGGCTTAACACGATGCATATAATCTATTATCCTGGGATTTGAAATACCATAACCTATACGCATACCAGCAAGGCCCATAGCCTTTGAAAATGTTCTTAGGATGAGCAGGTTCTCATAATCTTCGAGAAGTTCTATGTTACTGACACGTGCAAATTCAAAATAGGCTTCATCCACCACAACTAATGCAGAGGTTGACTCAAGTATCTTGATTATATCATCCTTTGGGATCAGGCCACCGGTAGGATTGTTGGGAGTGCACAAGAATATAAGCCGTGTTTTATCATTTATGGATTCTATGACAGATTTTGTATCAACGGTATTCTTTTCCATGTCCCATTTTGCATAGGCTGGTCTTGCACCATATGGGCGTAGAGTATATTCATAATACATGTAGGATGGTATTGGTACGATGAATTCTGTGCCAGTTTCCATGAAGGTTTTACCGAGTAGATCTATTATCTCATCGGCGCCATCACCCCCAACTATTATCTGATTGGGGGATGTTCCTGAATAGTCTGCAATTGCTTTTTTAAGATCATCCAATCCCGATTCGGGGTATCTATGCATGTTCTTGGTTTCGCGTTTCACTGCTTTAACAGCCTTAGGTGAAGGTCCGAGGGGGTTTTCATTGGATCCGAGTTTCACGATTTCGCTTTCTTTAAGATGGTATTCTTCAGCTATTTCTTTAGTTGATCTTCCAGGTACATATGGTTCTATTTGTAGTATGGTATCCCTTATCTTGGCCATTATAACCCCTTCTTGGCGAGTTTAGAGTATCTTAGTGCATTGTCTTTTACAGATTTTATCTCTTCTTTTGTAAGTTCTCTTATTAGCCTCCCTGGGACGCCGAGTATTAGACTCCCTGGTGGGAATTCTTTTCCCTCGGTTACAACAGTACCCGCTCCTATAATGGAATCTTCGTTGATGGTGGAGCCGTTGAGGATGGTTGCGTTCATCCCTATAAGTACATTATCCTTTATCCTGCAACCATGTAATACAGCTGCATGTCCTACAGATACATAGTCTCCTATTATGGTCTTGAAGCCTTTGCTTGTATGTACTACACAATTGTCTTGGATATTGGAATATGAGCCTATCTTGATGGGTTCGATGTCACCTCTCACCACGGCGTTATACCAGATTGATGAATGATCCCCTATTTCGACTTCACCTATTATTTTAGCTCCACTGAAGACTTTAAAGTTCTTTCCCATCTTCTACACCTGAATTAGAGGCCGTTATGATATAATTAGTATATAGAGTTAATAAGTATTTTCTTAAGAATCTATTCCCACGCCTAGGGTGTGAAGGATTAAAATAAAACTTTTATTTGGACGTGATAAGAATCCGTATAATAGGATTTTTGGGCCATCCTATAGATACAGTAGGAGGGCTTCTAAACCTTAAATTTTGTGGGGGTTAGGTTGCGAATTTAGTTTCTTTTACTGATTATATGTTCTTGATTTACTATTACTAGTTTGTTTGATGGTATGTCATGTGATATTATACTCCCAGGTCCTATGTGGGATCCAACACCTACCTTAATGCCTGGGTTAAAGGAGGAATTGACACCAGTTTTAACATTATCTGCGAAGATCACCCCCATCTTGCGGCGGCCTGTGTCTATTTTTTCCCCTTTTATAGTCATCTTTACATGGTTATCGTCGAATCTGAGGTTTGCTATGTTTGTTCCCGCGCCGAGGTTGCAGTTTTCTCCGATGACAGAATCTCCTACATAGGATAAATGGTTTATATTTGTTTTATCCATTATTATGGAGTTTTTGATTTCAACGGCGTTTCCTATGCTTACATCGTCTCCTATTGACGTGTTTGCTCTGATGTAGGAATTGGGTCCTATTTCACAGTTTTTTCCTATGTAGACGGGGCCTATAATGTATGTTCCTGATCTTATTATGCTATCTTCTCCTAGGATGATCGGCCCATGGATTGTGACGTTGTCCTCTATTTCACCTTTTATATCCTCTTTCATGTTTTTAAGGAGTGTTTCATTGGCTTCTAGTAGTTCCCATGGTTTTCCAACGTCTACCCAATGCCTTTTGGATATTATACCTTTTATTGTTAAATTGTCTTTTATTTGCATTTTGATGGAATCTGTTATCTCGTATTCTCCGCGGGGTGATTTTTCTGTCCTTTCAATGTAATCGAATATTTTATGGTTGAATAGGTATATTCCAGTGTTTATTAGGTTCCCTGGGGCTTTATTTGCTGGTGGTTTTTCTATGATATCTTTTACATTGTCTCCTTCTAGTGTAACAACTCCGAATTGGCTTGGATCTTTAACTTCTCTGAGTACTATGGTGGTGTCTGCTTTTTTATAATGTGATAGTAGGTCTGTGATGGTGGCTGGTTCTGTGATGATGTCGCCGTTGAGTACTATGAAATCATCTTCTATGTATTCTCTGGCATATTTTATTGCGTGTGCTGTTCCTAGTTGCTCCTTTTGTGTATGGTATCTTATATTTACGTTGAATTTGTCCCCGTTATCGAAATATTCTTTCACCTTTGATTCATGGTATCCTGTTATCATTATAATGTCTTTGATGCCGTTTTCTCTTAGGGCTTCTATGTTATATTGTAGTATGGGTTTGCCTGCTATTGGGAGCATTGTCTTGGGCCTTGTGAGTGTGAGGGGTCTCATCCTTGTCCCTTCACCTGCAGTTAGGATGACTGCTTGCATTATAATCCCCTTATAACTTTTTCTATGAATGATCGGCTTATATTATGAAGTTTTTTGGCTGTTTTTTCATCTTTAGCTTCTATTCTGATTCTTATATATGGTTCTGTGCCTGATGGTCTTATGAGTACCCAGCTGCCATCCTTTAGTGATATTCTTGTACCGTCTATGTTATCTTTTTCGATTTTTTCTTTGAATTGTTTTGGTAGTTGTTTTCTAACTTTGTCCATCACATTACCTTTTTTCGTATCATGACAGGGTACTTTATCCCTTATATTGTGATATGATGGTATTCTATCGAGTAATTTGGATAATGGGCCTTTCTTTGATACTATTTCAACGAGTTTGAGGGCGGAGAATATTCCGTCGGGTGATAGGGAGAATTCTGGGTGTAACCATGTGCCGGATGGTTCCCCTCCGAATGATCCTTTTTCTCTGATTAGGGCTTCTGCAACATGCACGTCCCCAACCTTTGTCCTTATGACCTCTCCCCCGACTTCTTTTAAACATTCATCAAGGCTGATGGATGCGTCTACTGTGGTGATGATCTTCCCACCTTTTTCTTTCGCAATGAGTGTTAGAAGTTTATCAAAGTCTGCGAACCTGCCTTTATCGTCAACTGCCACCATCCTGTCAGCGTCGCCGTCATGGGCTATGCCAAGATCGGCTCCACTGGCTTTAACCGCGTTCATGAGGTCTTTCAGGTTTTCTGGGGTTGGTTCGGGGTTTCGTCCGGGGAAAAAGCCGTCTGGTTGACAATTCAATGATAAAGGTCTTTCAGGTTTTCTGGGGTTGGTTCGGGGTTTCGTCCGGGGAAAAAGCCGTCTGGTTGACAATTCAATGATAAGACTTCGCATCCAACTCTCCTTAAAATTATTGGGGTTATATGTGATGCTGCTCCACAACCACAATCAACAACTACTTTAAGACCGGGTTTTATCTTAACATGTTCTAGGACATTTTCCATGTACATTTTTGTAATGTCCAAGTGATATGAACTTCCTAGATTGTCCCAGTCTACCGTAATGTAATCTTTTTCATGGACTATTCTTTCTATTTCCTTTTCTTGTGCTGGTGAGTATGCCATTCCATTCTGGTTCCATACTTTTATTCCATTGTATTCTGGTGGGTTGTGTGATGCTGTTATCATTACACCTGCCTTGGCTTCGAGTTTGGAAGTGGCATATCCTATGAGTGGTGTGGGGACCATTCCTATTTTGATGACGTTACACCCTCCTTCCATCAGCCCCGCGGATAATGCGTTTTCTATGAGTTGGCTTGATGTGCGCGGATCATATCCTACTACGACTTCACCTTCTCCTTTGAGGTAGGTTGCGATGGCTTTCCCAACATTTAACGATAATGATGCTGTTAGTTTTTCTTTAAATCTTCCTCGGATGCCTGATGTTCCAAAAAGTTTCATTTTTATGCACCGAATTTTTCTGTTTTATCCATTAGGTCGAGTAATATGTTCATTATATCTGATCCTCTTATCCTGCAGAGTCCGCCTTTGCTTGCTTCTCTTTCATTGAATCTTTTTATGTTGTCCACTCTTATACCTGGACCGTTAATTACGATGGGTACTGGGTCTCCGGTATGGTCTTTTACACTTATTGGGGTGGTGTGGTCAGCTGTGAAGACAAAAAACATTTCATCTAATGGGAAGTCTTCGAGTATTTCATCAACTTTTTCTAGGAATTCTATTTTGCCTTTCAGGTCTCCGTCGTGGCCTGCTTCATCGGCGCCGTCAATGTTTACGAGTATGAAATCATATTGGCTGTTTATTGTATCAATGATTGCGTCTTTTATATTTTTTAGGTTGGTGTCTATGCCCCCGGTTGCTCCTTCCACTTCTATGATTTCCATGCCTGTCAGGTTCCCTATACCTTTTATGAGCCCTGTTTCGGCTATACATGCTGCTTTTAGCCCATATTTTTCCTCAAATTTTCTTATATGGGGTACTTCTCCAGCTCCTCTTGGTAGTATGATGTTAGCAGGGTTTTCAGACCTTTTTAAACGTTCTATGTTGACTGGATGTTCTTTAAGTAATTTGTATGACTTTTCGACTAGTCTGTTTAGGAGTTTCGCGGTTTTTTCAGCGGCCGGGGAGTCGTTTAAGGGTTTAACGGCCTTTGGGGGTTTGCCCTCCTTTTTAGGGTCTGAATCGGATACCTTATCTGAAAGATTTTCACCCCTTAAAACTAGTACTGCCCTGTGGCCTGTAGATTCCTTGAAGATTATTTCAACGTCTTCGAAGCCTTCTATTTTCATGGAGTTGATTGTTTCAGCTATCTTGTCAGTTTTTTCCCTTATTCGGCCGGCTCGCCTGTCTATTATTATCCCATCCTCGTCTTGGGTTGCGAAATTGCATCTGAATGCTATGTCTCCTGGTTTCACTTCTACTCCAACCCCAGCGGCTTCGAATGGTCCTCTACCAGTATAGACTTTATATGGGTTGTATCCCAAGATTGAAAGATGTGCGGTGTCGCTCCCAACCCTTATACCAGGTTTTATCGGGTCCATGATACCATTAATACCATTTTCCGCTAACTTGTCCATATTTGGGGTTTCAGCAGCTTCTAAGGGTGTTTTTTCTCCAAGTTCTGGTATTGGACGGTCTGCCATCCCATCAATTATCATTATCAGGCTTTTCATAATTTTCCCACCTTGTTTATGTTAGAAATGGAGGAGGATTATCCCTGCAGCTGCCCCTGTAACTGTTGCTAATAGATTCACTTGTTCATTGTTAATGTAATTTTTTCGTTCAAATAAAGCGCCTAGTATGCTGTCCATGAAGCATCCTATGGTGCCTGCTATCACGGCTATTTTAACAGATATTAGTGGGTTAGGGCATATATTGAGAAAGTATGCTGATAGGCCGATGATACCTGCTCCGATGATGCCTGCAGCGGTTCCTAGGAGTGATACACCACCATCTGTTCCAGGTTTAACCTCCCTTGTCAAATCTGTTATTAGTCTAGGCGTCTGTAACACTCCTATTTCACTTGCTAGCGTGTCTGCTGTTGCAGTTGCCACGGATCCTATGAATCCCCCGAGGAACCCGTCATAGTAGCTGAAGCTGGCCATTATAAATGGTATTATACCATTGGAGATGACGTTTCGAGCGTTCCTTCTACCTTCATAGAGTTTCATGGACTTCTTATAATTTTTCTTATATTTTGTGGCTAAAAGGCTTAGAATCAAAAAAATGAATATTAAAATCAGCCAATTAAACCCAGCAGCTACTATTATAAGAAAACCCATTATAACCATTAGGAGGGACCCCCAAAAGTCCAAGGCGCACCGATTGTAAGTTAAAAAGCCTATAAGTATGCATATAATGATATAAATCCAATTAAAGTCTTTCATATGGGGGACCCCCCATCATTGGGCTCCTTTTCTAGGCTGGCTCCTCTAATACCCTAGTCTTTATTATCTCAACCCTTTTGAGGGGGTAGACTTTCTTGGCTTCATGGTATATCTCTGAGGCTATTTTCCCTGTTACAATACCCTCCACGAGCTCGTTGAATGTTTTCTCACTTGCGAGCTCCTCTATCTTGTCCTCTATGATCTTACGCATGTATCTTTGCTGTGATGATTTGGCTCGTCGGGTTGTTATGGCGAGGGTGTGAATCTTTACCTTGTAACCATCCTTTGTCTTCACTATCTTTGGAGCGTCAACACGACTAGTACCTCTTCTTATCATGCTTCGCACGTAATCTGTTGTAAGTTCATGGCCTATGAACTTAGTACTTGCCTTGTCTCCTGTAACGTTCTCTATCTCAAATTTTAATTTAACATATTGTCTTGAAAAATCACCGGTAAGTTCTCGCATCGTAGCCTCTACTCTCCTAGTAGATAATAGTTTAGGATCACGTGCAGGTGTAACACCTATCTCTTTTTCCCCGAATAAACTCGGGGCTGTTACAGTATACCATTTCTTTTCTTTCCAAGTGTCTCTTGCTCTTCTTCTTCTCACTTTAGCCATTATATCACCCTAAAATTGTGAATTTTTCCATGAAAAATTAGAATTACAAAACTTTGGTCCTAATTTTCCAAAATATTGAAGTAGATTATTAGCCTAGAAGATATTTAAATATTTAGCTTTTCATGAACTTGTAATGTTTAATATACCTCCTGATAACATCATCTATGGGCCCTTCATCTGATACGAATTTTATACCCGCCTCTTCAAGGCCGAATTTAGCCCTTAATCCAGCCTGGACAGCTATTACAATATCACAATCTCTAACAGCATCTAATGTTTTCATCCATTGATGTTTTTCAGCAAAGTCAACGTTAACTTTCCTCTCATCAATCATCTCCACTTTTTCACCATCGAACTCGTAGATAATAAACTTAGATGCTTTGCCGAAATGCAAGTCCACATTTTCACCATCAGATGATGCGACGGCTATCTTCAATCTACAATCCCCCTAAAATGGGGTGTTCAATGGGGGGGGTCTAGTATATTTTTTTGATTAGTTTAGCCACGTTTTCGCCGAAATGTTCTACAGTTTCAATACCCTCTTTATCATCTTCAACTTCGCCAGCAGCCCAAGCAAATAGGATATTCCAATAGGTTGAACCTGGGACTATCATATCATTTATGAGATAGAACATTAACATCTCTTGTATTGTGGCTGTCTGACCACCCCTACGGGCCACTGCAATGGGTCCGCCGACCTTCCATTTTAGGAACCTGTCAGAGGCCCTTGAAACCATCCCTATCCTCTGTAGTGCTGACATGACATCGCCACGTGCTGTTCCAAAGTATACTGGAGATCCTACTATGAATCCCTCTGATTCTTTTATTTTTTGGATGATGGTGTTGAGTCCATCATCTATTGCGCATTCACCCGTCTTCGCACAGGTTAAGCATGCTCTACAGGATTTAATGTCCATTCCCCTTAAAGAAATTATCTCGGTTTCAAGGCCTTCTTCCCTGATTTTCTCGGCACATCTTTCTAGGGCTGTCATGGTGTTGCTTTCTTTCCTCGGACTTCCACATAATAATAAAACTTTCATTTTGGCATCTCCCCTTTGAGTATTTCATCTACAGAGGCGCCTTTAAGCGCCTCATGACATTCACATGGGGATTCATCAATCATCTCAACACTCCTATTTATAATATCCACTATAATGGGCCTTTTCTCCTCCAGGACATTGAAGACTTCTTTTATGGTGAGTTTATCCTCTGAGATTGACGCTGCATAATTTGATACCAGGCAGAGGCTCGCATAGCACATTTCAAGTTCTCTTGCGAGCACGGCCTCGGGTAATCCTGTCATCCCCACAATTGTGCCTCCTAGGATTTTGAACATTCTTATCTCAGCTGCAGTTTCAAAACGGGGCCCTTCTGTACACACGTATACTCCACCATCCTCCACTTCGCCAGAGGATAGTAGTATGTTTCTGAGTTTTGGACAGTATGGTTTTGTAACATCCACGTGGACTGTATTTTTATCATAGAATGTTCCTATTCTCGTTTTCGTGAAATCTAGGAAGTCATCTGGTGTGACTATTGTCCCTGGTTTGATGAATTTGTGGAGTGATCCTGCGGTGTTGGTTGCGATTATTTTATTGACACCTAAGTGTTTAAGGGCCCATATGTTTGCTCTGTAGTTTATCTTGTGTGGTGGATAGTCGTGGCCTTCTGCGTGTCTGGGTATGAATGCGACTTTTTTGTCATGGATTTTGAAAATTGATATTGGGGGTGAATCCCCATAGGGTGTTTTTATAATCTTTTTTTCCACCTTCACATCTTGTGGTGTTTTATAGATTCCTGTTCCACCTATTATCCCTATCAACTATGTCACCCTTTGGCGACGCCTAATGGTATCATTTTTGCGACTAGTCGTGATATTCCTGTCCTGTGGGATGTGTTAACGACCATGTCCACGTCTTTGTAGGCTCCTGGCGCTTCTTCCGCGATCACTGGCATTGAAGTGGCCCTTACGTATATTCCCATCCTTGAAAGGTTCCTTTGGACTTGCTCGCCACGGTATGTCCTCTTTGCACCTGCTCTGCTCATTTTACGCCCTGCTCCATGGGCTGTGGATCCGAATGTTTCTTTCATTGCAGTTTCTGTCCCGTGGAGTACATAGGATGATGTTCCCATCGTACCTGGTATTATGACTGGTTGGCCTATTTTCCTATATTCGGAGGGTATTTCTTTCCTCCCCGGGCCGAAGGCTCTTGTAGCCCCTTTTCTGTGAACGTAGACTTCCCTTTTCAATCCTTTTATTGGGTGGGTTTCTTTTTTGGCTATGTTGTGGGCCACATCATATAATATTTCCATTTCCATGTCTTCTGCGCTTTTGTTGAATACTTGTTCGAAGGATTCTCTCACCCAGTGTACTATCATTTGTCGGTTGGCCCATGCATAGTTTGCTGCTGCTGCCATTGCCTGGAAATATTCTATTGCCTCTTCTGAGTCTACTGGGGCGCAGGCTAATTGTCGGTCTGGTATTTTGATGTTGTATTTTTTGTAGGCTTTGTCCATGATTTTTAGGTAGTCTGAGCAGATTTGATGGCCGCAGCCTCTGGATCCTGTGTGGATTAGTACTGTTACTTTCCCAGTTTCTAGGCCGTAGGCTTTTGCTGCTTTTTCGTTGAAGATTCTATCTATTCTTTGGACTTCTAGGAAGTGGTTGCCTGAGCCTAATGAGCCTAGTTGGGGTATGCCCCTCTTTTTTGCTTTTTCGCTTACCTTTGTTGCGTCGGCTTCTTCCATTTTACCGTTTTCTTCGAGGTGTTTTAGGTCTTCTTCCCAACCGTATCCGTTTTCAACAGCCCATTCAGCGCCGTTTTCTAGCACTTCATCAATTTGACCCTCTTTTAGTCTTATTTTGCCTTTGCTTCCAACGCCTGATGGCACGTTCCTGAATAGTGTGTCTATGAGTTCTTTTATTCTTGGTTTGACTTCTTCATGGTCTAGGTTTGTTTTTAATAGTCTGACTCCGCAGTTTATATCGAATCCCACACCACCTGGACTTATGATACCATTTCTGGCGTCGAATGCTGCAACGCCCCCTATACTGAATCCGTAGCCGAAGTGTATGTCTGGAAGGCCAATTGAAAATTTTTGTATGCCTGGGAGGCATGCTACATTCGCCACTTGGTCAATGGCTCCTTTCTCCAAGTCTTTTAGTGCTTCTTCGTCTAGGTATATTCGCCCAGGGACGCGCATGCACTCTTTATAATCTGTGGGGACTTCCCATACCGATTCTCTAACTTTTATCAGGATATTTTTCACGTTCATTATAATCCACCACCAAAGGAGGGTCTCTCTTTTTTATAGGTCTACTATCACTCTAACTTTATATTGGCCTTTTTCTTCTCGCACATCCATCAAGTGATAGGTGACTGCTTTTACTTCATCGCGAATTTCATGTATACTAGGATTTATGTTATCGCCTACGGCTTTTCCTTCTAGTCTATATAATCTATTTTTTTGTATATTAACTTTGAATTTTGAGAAGAATAGGAATTCTGTATCCTTTAGGAATAGGAGTTCGTCGAGCCAATCATGTAGGAGTGATATTTCATCCTCAGCTTCTAATTTTATCCTTTTTTCTTTTTTTGGTTGGACTTTCCTCGTGTCTGTCATTAATTCGAACATTGCAAGGGCCGCGTTTTCAAAAGCTTCTTCCATTGTTGACCCGTATGCCCAATAGCCGGCGTCTGCTGTTACTTCGAAATATTCGAATTTTTTCTTCATGTTTTTCTCCAACCTATTATTAGTTTTCATATGCTCTCTTCCTCTTTTGTTATATTCTCCCAAATTTGACAATCATACTATGGAGGTGAAATGAAATGTATAGGTTGGATAGGTCAAGGAAAAAAGGGAATTTCACTGACCTTAATATTGAAGCTTGTATTATAATATTCATTGTCCTTTTACTTATAATAGGGGGTGTGTATTTTTTCGCGAGCACGCCAAATTCTA
The nucleotide sequence above comes from Methanothermobacter tenebrarum. Encoded proteins:
- the mtnP gene encoding S-methyl-5'-thioadenosine phosphorylase; this encodes MIGIIGGTGIYKTPQDVKVEKKIIKTPYGDSPPISIFKIHDKKVAFIPRHAEGHDYPPHKINYRANIWALKHLGVNKIIATNTAGSLHKFIKPGTIVTPDDFLDFTKTRIGTFYDKNTVHVDVTKPYCPKLRNILLSSGEVEDGGVYVCTEGPRFETAAEIRMFKILGGTIVGMTGLPEAVLARELEMCYASLCLVSNYAASISEDKLTIKEVFNVLEEKRPIIVDIINRSVEMIDESPCECHEALKGASVDEILKGEMPK
- a CDS encoding archease, whose protein sequence is MKKKFEYFEVTADAGYWAYGSTMEEAFENAALAMFELMTDTRKVQPKKEKRIKLEAEDEISLLHDWLDELLFLKDTEFLFFSKFKVNIQKNRLYRLEGKAVGDNINPSIHEIRDEVKAVTYHLMDVREEKGQYKVRVIVDL
- a CDS encoding RtcB family protein, giving the protein MNVKNILIKVRESVWEVPTDYKECMRVPGRIYLDEEALKDLEKGAIDQVANVACLPGIQKFSIGLPDIHFGYGFSIGGVAAFDARNGIISPGGVGFDINCGVRLLKTNLDHEEVKPRIKELIDTLFRNVPSGVGSKGKIRLKEGQIDEVLENGAEWAVENGYGWEEDLKHLEENGKMEEADATKVSEKAKKRGIPQLGSLGSGNHFLEVQRIDRIFNEKAAKAYGLETGKVTVLIHTGSRGCGHQICSDYLKIMDKAYKKYNIKIPDRQLACAPVDSEEAIEYFQAMAAAANYAWANRQMIVHWVRESFEQVFNKSAEDMEMEILYDVAHNIAKKETHPIKGLKREVYVHRKGATRAFGPGRKEIPSEYRKIGQPVIIPGTMGTSSYVLHGTETAMKETFGSTAHGAGRKMSRAGAKRTYRGEQVQRNLSRMGIYVRATSMPVIAEEAPGAYKDVDMVVNTSHRTGISRLVAKMIPLGVAKG